A single window of Nocardia sp. NBC_01327 DNA harbors:
- a CDS encoding MFS transporter has protein sequence MTEVQLDLGRKKWLALGVLALGLSMVVLDGTIVSVSLPVIIADLSLNFTQAQWVTSIYAVVLAALLITAGRLGDRLGRRKMFALGVLVFLAGSVLAASATSAWPLLWGRIVQGVGAAAVMPGTLATMNALFRGRDRIIAFAVWGSVISGVAAIGPLLGGWLTTYYTWPWIFLVNLPLGAVVLVGLLLFVPETKMGKTAPGLDVDGFLLSAVGFALLVFALIEGSTYGWWRPLREFPLAGFTWSKTAIISPIPVILALAVLALVLFLRWEQHRNLIRRSALLDPGLFRIPSFRWGNVTAFAVALGEFGLLFVLPLFLVNVLGLSTLGAGYVLAAMAAGAFLAAGIAEGLVRRLGAVRIVQLGLGFEAVAVALTALFVTPHISAWWLAALLAVYGVGLGLASAQLTGVVLADVPPENSGQGSATQSTIRQIGSAFGIAVVGALLSVGLGHELPDRLAGVKDLPAASADTLSTATRESAGGTISGLRDHEGATAVVDALARGFTDATRTTLLAAAIFLMLGLAAATRIPYRAPEAPAITESEAVSDE, from the coding sequence ATGACGGAAGTGCAGCTCGACCTGGGTCGCAAGAAATGGCTCGCGCTCGGCGTACTGGCTCTGGGCCTGTCCATGGTGGTGCTCGACGGCACCATCGTCTCCGTCTCACTGCCGGTCATCATTGCCGACCTGAGTCTCAATTTCACTCAGGCGCAATGGGTTACCAGCATTTACGCGGTGGTGCTCGCGGCTCTGCTGATCACCGCCGGACGGCTGGGCGATCGGCTCGGGCGCCGCAAGATGTTCGCGCTCGGCGTGCTGGTATTCCTCGCGGGCAGCGTGCTCGCCGCCTCCGCCACCAGCGCCTGGCCGCTGCTGTGGGGCCGCATCGTGCAGGGCGTCGGCGCGGCCGCGGTCATGCCGGGCACGCTCGCCACGATGAACGCCCTGTTTCGCGGGCGGGATCGGATCATCGCCTTCGCGGTGTGGGGCTCGGTCATCTCCGGCGTCGCCGCCATCGGGCCGCTGCTCGGCGGCTGGCTCACCACCTACTACACCTGGCCGTGGATCTTCCTGGTCAACCTGCCGCTGGGGGCGGTCGTACTCGTCGGACTGCTGCTGTTCGTGCCCGAGACCAAGATGGGCAAGACCGCACCCGGACTCGATGTGGACGGATTCCTGCTCAGCGCGGTCGGTTTCGCCCTGCTGGTGTTCGCGCTCATCGAGGGCTCGACCTACGGCTGGTGGCGGCCGCTGCGGGAATTCCCGCTGGCCGGATTCACCTGGTCCAAGACCGCGATCATCTCGCCGATCCCGGTCATTCTGGCGCTCGCGGTGCTGGCGCTGGTGCTCTTCCTGCGGTGGGAGCAGCACCGCAATCTGATTCGGCGCTCGGCGCTGCTGGATCCCGGACTGTTCCGAATCCCCAGCTTCCGGTGGGGCAATGTGACCGCGTTCGCGGTCGCTCTGGGCGAATTCGGGCTGCTGTTCGTGCTGCCGCTGTTCCTGGTGAACGTGCTCGGACTCTCGACGCTCGGGGCCGGTTATGTGCTCGCGGCCATGGCCGCGGGCGCCTTCCTCGCCGCCGGGATCGCGGAGGGCCTCGTGCGGCGGCTCGGCGCGGTGCGGATCGTGCAACTCGGCCTGGGCTTCGAGGCCGTCGCCGTGGCGCTCACAGCGCTGTTCGTGACCCCGCACATCTCCGCCTGGTGGCTCGCGGCGCTGCTGGCCGTCTACGGCGTCGGATTGGGCCTGGCCTCCGCGCAGCTGACCGGTGTGGTGCTGGCCGATGTGCCGCCGGAGAATTCCGGACAGGGTTCGGCCACCCAGAGCACCATCCGGCAGATCGGCTCGGCCTTCGGCATCGCCGTGGTCGGCGCGCTGCTCTCGGTCGGACTCGGCCACGAACTGCCCGATCGACTGGCCGGCGTCAAGGATCTGCCCGCCGCATCCGCCGACACGCTCTCGACCGCCACCCGGGAATCCGCCGGTGGCACCATCTCCGGACTGCGCGATCACGAGGGCGCGACGGCGGTCGTGGACGCGCTGGCCCGTGGCTTCACCGATGCCACGCGCACCACCCTGCTGGCCGCGGCGATCTTCCTGATGCTCGGGCTGGCGGCCGCCACGCGCATCCCCTATCGGGCTCCGGAAGCTCCCGCGATCACCGAGTCGGAAGCCGTTTCGGACGAGTAA